The nucleotide sequence CCCATCGAGCCGCCGGACTGGCTGTAGATGGCCGTGTTGATGCCGATGACCTCGCCCTCGGCGTTGACCAGTGCACCGCCGGAGTTGCCGGGGTTGATGGCGGCGTCGGTCTGAATGAAGTTCTCGAAGGTGGTCAGGCCGAGCTCGCTGCGGCCCTTGGCGCTGACGATCCCCTGGGTCACCGTCTGACCGACGCCGAAGGGGTTGCCGATGGCCAGGACGACGTCCCCCACGCGGATGGACTCGGAATCGCCCATCGTCACCGCCGGCAGGTCCGGCAGCTCGATGCGCAGCACGGCGAGGTCGGATTCCGGGTCGGTGCCGACCAGCGTCGCCGGGGCGGTGCGGCCGTCCGCGAGCAGGACCTGGATCTCATCCGCGTCTTCAATGACGTGGTTGTTGGTCAGGATGTGGCCGTCGTCGCTGACGATGACGCCCGAGCCGAGGGAGGTCTCGCGCCGCGGGCCGGGCGTGGGCAGCCGATCCTCGAAGAAGCGGCGGAACAGCGGATCGTCCGGCAGGCCGAAGCCCTCCGGGCGCGCGGCGCGGGCGCTGTAGACGTTCACCACCGCCGGCGCCGCAGCGGCGACGGCATCGGCATAGGAGACCGGGCCGCTGCCGGCGGTCATCGTCGTCGGGCTGGTGCGTTGCGGGGCCTCCCGCACCTCCACCACCGGGCGATGGCCGTCCAGCAGGCCCGGCGCGAGCCAGACCACGGCCCCGGCCACGATCAGCCCCACGATGACGTAACTGGCGATGAAACGACTGACGCGGCGGGGTGCCATCGGTGCTCGATCCCTTGCGCTATCCGGGTCTAGCCCGGATGGCGCACCGATTCACGGCTGCGGCCGCGGATCTGGCGGGCAGGCCGGCGTTGCGCTCGGCCCGGGTGCTCGACGTACTGTCTAGTACGCCTGCGCGCCCGGACTCTCCCGCGCCTTGTCCTGCCCGCCATCTCCACGCCCTCGCGTCGCAAATCGGTGCGCCATCCGGGCTGGCGGTTGCGGAGGTCCGGCGGACGCCGGAACATCAGCGCTTCCCGAACCGCCGGCCGCCGGAGGCCCTTATGGTACAGATTTCCAAGCTGGTTGATGACTGCGACGCCCGGCTGGACGCCGCCGCGATCGCCGATTTCTGCCCCAATGGCCTGCAGGTAGCCGGGCGCGACGACGTCCGGCGGCTGGTCAGCGGCGTCACCGCGAGCACGGCGCTGCTGGATGCCGCGCTGGCGTGCGAGGCGGACGCGGTGCTGGTGCACCACGGCTACTTCTGGAAGGGCGAGGATGCCCGCATCGTCGGCATGAAGGCGGCGCGCATCCGTCGGCTGATCCGCCACGACGTCAGCCTCATCGCCTATCACCTGCCCCTGGACGTGCACCCTGAGCTCGGCAACAACGCCTGCCTGGCGGAGGTTCTCGGGGTGCCGTCGCCGGCGCGCGAGCCGGCCATGGGCGTGGCGGGACTGCTCTGGCACGGGGCGCTGGCCGAGGCCCTGAACGCCGATGCGCTCGCCGCCCGCATCGGTGAGGCGCTGCAGCGCCCGCCTGTGCATGTGGGCGACGGGCCGGCGCGCATCCGGCGCATCGCCTGGTGCAGCGGCGGCGCGCAGAAGCTGCTGCCGCAGGCGGCGGCCCTTGGGGTGGACGCCTTCGTCAGCGGCGAGATCTCGGAACAGACCACCCACGAGGCGCGCGAGCTCGGGGTGCACTATTTCGCTGCGGGGCATCACGCCACTGAGCGGGGCGGCGTGCAGGCCCTGGGCCGCTGGCTCGCGCAGCGCCACGGGCTCGAGCACCGCTTCATCGACATCGACAATCCGGCGTGAGATGAAATTACGCAAGCATCTGATTTGAAGAAGAATATAGTAGCCCGTCGTACCCAGCCTGAAACGGTTCCGGCTTGACGCCCGAGGGGGGATGTAAGATCCTAATGCGCCGCCAAATGGGGCTTTCATCGGATCCCGGGAAGCCGGCCGCCAGGCCGTTTTCTTTTGTCGGGAAGTCGTGGTCAGAACCCAAGCAGGGGAACGTGGATGAATCAGGAAGGCGCGAACCGGAACCGACGCCGCTTCCTTACCGGTGCCGTGTCGGTTGTCGGTGGCGTGGGCGTGGCCTACACGGCCGTACCGTTCCTCGCGTACTGGAATCCCAGTGCCCGTACGCGCGCGGCCGGCGCCCCCGTGGAGGTGGACGTCAGCTCGCTAGAGCCCGGCCAGCGCATCACGCTGGAATGGCGCGGCAGCCCGGTATGGGTGGTGCGCCGCTCGGAAGAGGCCATCGCGGCGCTGGAAGAGATGAGCGACCGTCTGCGGGATCCGCAATCGCAGGTGGAATCCCAGCAGCCGGCCTATGCGCAGAACGTCTACCGCTCCGTCGACCCCGAATTCCTGGTAGTGGTACCGATCTGCACCCACCTTGGCTGCATCCCCTCGTTCCGCCCGGAGCCCGGCTCCATGGGCGCGGACTGGAACGGCGGCTTCTTCTGCCCCTGCCATGGTTCCCGCTTCGATCTTGCGGGGCGCGTGTACGCCGGCGTGCCGGCGCCGACCAACCTGCGAGTACCTCCCCATCGCATGGCCGGTGAGAACCGCATCGTGATCGGAGAGGACCAGGAGGCCGCCTGACATGAGCAACGCCACTACCGCCAAGGGCAGCAACGGGCTGCTCGGCTGGATCGACGCCCGCTTCCCGCTGACCAAGCTCTGGAACGAGCACGTCGGCGAGTACTACGCGCCGAAGAACTTCAATTTCTGGTACTACTTCGGCGCACTGTCGCTGTTCGTGCTGGTCAACCAGATCCTGACGGGCATCTGGCTGACGATGAACTACAACCCGTCCGCCGAGGGGGCGTTTGCCTCGGTGGAGTACATCATGCGCGACGTCGAGTGGGGCTGGCTGATCCGCTACCTGCACTCGACCGGCGCCTCGTTCTTCTTCATCGCCGTCTACCTGCACATGTTCCGGGCCCTGCTCTACGGCTCCTACCAGAAGCCGCGGGAGCTGATCTGGATCTTCGGGATGCTGATCTACCTGCTGCTCATGGCGGAGGCCTTCATGGGCTACCTGCTGCCGTGGGGGCAGATGTCCTACTGGGGCGCGCAGGTGATCATTTCCCTGTTCGGCGCGATTCCGGGCATCGGCGAGGATCTGGCGCTGTGGATCCGCGGCGACTACAACATCTCCGGGGTCACGCTGAACCGCTTCTTCGCCCTGCACGTGGTGGCGCTGCCGCTGGCGCTGGTGTTCCTGGTGATCTTCCACATCATCGCGCTGCACGAGGTGGGCTCGAACAACCCGGACGGCGTCGAGATCAAGAAGAACAAGGATTCCGCCGGCCGGCCGCTGGACGGCATCCCGTTCCATCCCTACTACACGATCAAGGACACCTTCGGTCTCGGGGTCTTCCTGATCTTCTTCTCCGCGGTGGTGTTCTTCGCCCCGGAGATGGGCGGGCTGTTCCTCGAGCCGCCGAACTTCGAGCCGGCCAACCCGTTGCAGACGCCGGAGCACATCGCGCCGGTGTGGTACTTCACCGCCTTCTACTCGATCCTGCGCGCCATCCCCGACAAATTCGGCGGCGTGATGGCGATGGGCGGGGCGATCTTCCTGCTGTTCCTGCTGCCGTGGCTTGACCGGGGGCGGGTGCACTCGATCCGCTACCGCGGCCTCTGCCACAAGATCGCCCTCGGCCTGTTCGCAGTGGCCTTCGTGTGCCTGAGCTATCTCGGTCTGCAGGCCCCCTCGGACGTGATCCTCGGGCTGACGGTGACGGCCTGGGCCCGTATCTGGACCGTGGTCTACTTCGGGTTCTTCATCTTCCTGTTCGTCTACACCGCCTTCGGGCTGGAGAGGACCAAGCCGGTGCCGGAAAGGGTGACCCACTGATGCGGAAGATCGCGCTCGCAATGCTGCTGACCCTTGCCCCCGGGGCGGCCCTCGCGGCCGCTCCCGCCGGCGACCTCATGGACGCCCGGGTGGACGTCTCCGACGAGGCCTCGCTGCAGCGGGGGGCCAAGCTGTTCGCCAACTACTGCATGGGTTGCCACTCGGCGAAGTTCGTCCGCTGGAATGCCATGCCGGACGCCCTTGGCGTGCCCATGGAGACCATCGAGGACAACATCATCTTCGGCGAGTACCAGGCCGGCGACGTCATCCGCGCGGCGATGCCGGCGGACGACGCCGAGGAGTGGTTCGGCGTCGCGCCGCCGGATCTCTCGCTGACCGCCCGCTCCCGCGGGGCGGACTGGGTCTATACCTACCTGAACAGCTACTACCGTGATCCGGAAGCCAGCACCGGCTGGAACAACCTGGTGCTCGAGAACTCGGCCATGCCGCACGTGCTCTGGCGACTGCAGGGCGTGCCCGAGGCCGACTACGAAGAGACCGACGATGGTGTCCGGGTCGCCGGCATCCGTGTGCCGGAGAGTGCGGCGGGTACCATGAGCGAGCGGGAGTACCATCAGGCAACGCGGGACATCACCAATTTCATGGCCTGGATGGCCGAGCCGGCCCGCGAGACGCGCCAGACCCTTGGCATCTGGGTCATTGGCTTCCTGATCGTCTTCACCGGGCTCGCCTACCTGTTGAAGCGCGAGTACTGGAGGGATATCCACTGAACGCCGCCGATCGCAACGACGTCGCCCGCCGATGGCAACCGTGAGCCGCCGCGGCGTCATGAGCCTCTACTCAGGCCCGGCCTGCGCGTACAGTCATCGCGTGCGCCTGGTTCTCGCGGAGAAGGGCATCAGCGTCGAGATCATCGACGTCGAGCCTGGCGAGGTACCGCCGGAGGATCTGGCGGACCTCAATCCATACGGCGAAGCGCCCACGCTCGTGGACCGGGACCTCGCCCTCTACGACGCCCGGGTGGTCTGCGAGTACCTGGACGAGCGCTTCCCGCATCCGCCGCTGATGCCCGTTGATCCGGTGTCCCGGGCCAAGGCGCGGCTGGTGATCTCGCGCATTGAACGGGACTGGTATCGCCTGCTGGACCGGCTCGAACGCGGCGACGCACGGGATACCGCCGGCGTGCGCCGGGAGCTTGCCGAGGGCCTGGCGGCGAGCGACGAGGTCTTCGCCGCCGGCACGCCGTTCTTCCTGAGCGACGAGCTGACCATGATGGACTGCACGCTGGCGCCGCTGCTCTGGCGGCTGCCGCATTACGGCGTCGAGCTCCCGGCGGAGGCCGAGGGCGTGAGCGCCTACGCCGAACGGCTGTTCGCCCGGGACGGCTTCCGGCGTAGCCTGAGCGACGTCGAGCGGGCGATGCGCGGCCTGTAGGCCGACGCGGGCAGGATCCCGCATCGGCGCGGTGCGCCGCCCCCATTCACGCCGACCGCAATACGGACAACATGACCCCGAGTCGCCCCTATCTGATTCGTGCCCTGCACGAGTGGATCGTCGACAACGACTGCACGCCCTATCTGCTGGTGGACGCCTCCCGCGCCGACCTGGACGCGCCGCTGGAGTACGCCGATAACGGCAAGCTGGTGCTGAACGTTGCCCCACGCGCCGTGCGCGGGCTTGCCCTGGGCAACCAGCTGATCGCCTTCAACGCCCGCTTTGGTGGCGCCCCGCGTGACGTCAGCGTGCCGGTGGACGCCGTGCTCGCGATCTACGCCCGGGAGAACGGCCAGGGCATGCTCTTCAGCGACGACGACGGCGGCGGCGACGAGCCGCCGCCGGACGGCGGCAGCGGCCCGGACGATGGCCGCGAGCGTCGGCCCAATCTGCGCGTCGTCAAGTAGCGGGGCGGCGCGTGGCGCCGCTCCGCAGTTCCGAGTTCAAAGTTCAACGTTCAAAGACCGCCTCCGCTCCGCTCAGACGCGATCGGCCGTGCGGAGGGTGTCTTTGAACGTTGAACTTTGAACTGAGAACTCGGCCGCCTTCGGCGGCCGGCGTCAGCCGCCGAACAGCTGGCGGTCGATCAGATCGCACAGGCAGTGGATCACCAGCAGATGCACCTCCTGGATGCGGGCGGTGATCTGGGCGGGGACGCGGATCTCGACATCGTTCTCGCTGAGGTGGGCCGCCATGGCGCCGCCGTCGTGACCGGTGAGGGCGACGATCCGGGCGCCGCGCTCGTGGGCCGCATCGATGGCCG is from Spiribacter halobius and encodes:
- a CDS encoding ClpXP protease specificity-enhancing factor — its product is MTPSRPYLIRALHEWIVDNDCTPYLLVDASRADLDAPLEYADNGKLVLNVAPRAVRGLALGNQLIAFNARFGGAPRDVSVPVDAVLAIYARENGQGMLFSDDDGGGDEPPPDGGSGPDDGRERRPNLRVVK
- the petA gene encoding ubiquinol-cytochrome c reductase iron-sulfur subunit encodes the protein MNQEGANRNRRRFLTGAVSVVGGVGVAYTAVPFLAYWNPSARTRAAGAPVEVDVSSLEPGQRITLEWRGSPVWVVRRSEEAIAALEEMSDRLRDPQSQVESQQPAYAQNVYRSVDPEFLVVVPICTHLGCIPSFRPEPGSMGADWNGGFFCPCHGSRFDLAGRVYAGVPAPTNLRVPPHRMAGENRIVIGEDQEAA
- a CDS encoding glutathione S-transferase N-terminal domain-containing protein; its protein translation is MATVSRRGVMSLYSGPACAYSHRVRLVLAEKGISVEIIDVEPGEVPPEDLADLNPYGEAPTLVDRDLALYDARVVCEYLDERFPHPPLMPVDPVSRAKARLVISRIERDWYRLLDRLERGDARDTAGVRRELAEGLAASDEVFAAGTPFFLSDELTMMDCTLAPLLWRLPHYGVELPAEAEGVSAYAERLFARDGFRRSLSDVERAMRGL
- a CDS encoding cytochrome c1, with translation MRKIALAMLLTLAPGAALAAAPAGDLMDARVDVSDEASLQRGAKLFANYCMGCHSAKFVRWNAMPDALGVPMETIEDNIIFGEYQAGDVIRAAMPADDAEEWFGVAPPDLSLTARSRGADWVYTYLNSYYRDPEASTGWNNLVLENSAMPHVLWRLQGVPEADYEETDDGVRVAGIRVPESAAGTMSEREYHQATRDITNFMAWMAEPARETRQTLGIWVIGFLIVFTGLAYLLKREYWRDIH
- a CDS encoding cytochrome b, which translates into the protein MSNATTAKGSNGLLGWIDARFPLTKLWNEHVGEYYAPKNFNFWYYFGALSLFVLVNQILTGIWLTMNYNPSAEGAFASVEYIMRDVEWGWLIRYLHSTGASFFFIAVYLHMFRALLYGSYQKPRELIWIFGMLIYLLLMAEAFMGYLLPWGQMSYWGAQVIISLFGAIPGIGEDLALWIRGDYNISGVTLNRFFALHVVALPLALVFLVIFHIIALHEVGSNNPDGVEIKKNKDSAGRPLDGIPFHPYYTIKDTFGLGVFLIFFSAVVFFAPEMGGLFLEPPNFEPANPLQTPEHIAPVWYFTAFYSILRAIPDKFGGVMAMGGAIFLLFLLPWLDRGRVHSIRYRGLCHKIALGLFAVAFVCLSYLGLQAPSDVILGLTVTAWARIWTVVYFGFFIFLFVYTAFGLERTKPVPERVTH
- a CDS encoding Nif3-like dinuclear metal center hexameric protein — translated: MVQISKLVDDCDARLDAAAIADFCPNGLQVAGRDDVRRLVSGVTASTALLDAALACEADAVLVHHGYFWKGEDARIVGMKAARIRRLIRHDVSLIAYHLPLDVHPELGNNACLAEVLGVPSPAREPAMGVAGLLWHGALAEALNADALAARIGEALQRPPVHVGDGPARIRRIAWCSGGAQKLLPQAAALGVDAFVSGEISEQTTHEARELGVHYFAAGHHATERGGVQALGRWLAQRHGLEHRFIDIDNPA
- a CDS encoding S1C family serine protease, encoding MAPRRVSRFIASYVIVGLIVAGAVVWLAPGLLDGHRPVVEVREAPQRTSPTTMTAGSGPVSYADAVAAAAPAVVNVYSARAARPEGFGLPDDPLFRRFFEDRLPTPGPRRETSLGSGVIVSDDGHILTNNHVIEDADEIQVLLADGRTAPATLVGTDPESDLAVLRIELPDLPAVTMGDSESIRVGDVVLAIGNPFGVGQTVTQGIVSAKGRSELGLTTFENFIQTDAAINPGNSGGALVNAEGEVIGINTAIYSQSGGSMGIGFAIPASLAGGVLQSIIEEGRVIRGWIGVQVQGMSPQLADSFGLDAPEGVLIAGVLRGGPADEAGLAPGDVVLEVAGEPVADVDALLTRVTDQPPGSTIILTGLREGEPREWQVEVEERPTDLQQSTPRR